Proteins found in one Prochlorothrix hollandica PCC 9006 = CALU 1027 genomic segment:
- a CDS encoding DUF7219 family protein encodes MNQHPSDQDWDEDPSGHPGSSDRASVQNFLTPRHSYRGQFTPQNLAFNANLQEFSQQIGYICALETSGKLPPHEAYKRVKKLYKQLRDSKKALGIGDGDSSTNLED; translated from the coding sequence TTGAATCAACATCCATCGGACCAGGACTGGGATGAGGATCCGTCTGGGCACCCCGGATCCAGCGATCGCGCCTCAGTCCAGAATTTTCTGACTCCCCGTCACTCCTACCGTGGTCAATTCACACCCCAAAATTTAGCATTTAATGCAAATCTTCAGGAGTTTTCCCAGCAGATCGGTTATATTTGCGCCTTAGAAACCAGTGGCAAATTACCACCCCATGAGGCTTATAAACGGGTTAAAAAACTCTATAAGCAGTTGAGAGATAGCAAGAAAGCCCTGGGTATTGGCGATGGAGATTCATCCACCAATCTTGAGGATTAA